The Chitinophagales bacterium genomic sequence AGCCTGTAACTGTCTGTACCGGTATGGATAACGTATTGTTATCGCAATTGGCATTAAGTGAGATTGGACTATTTCCTGCATTACTCATGTTTGCATATTGATCTATGCTATCTGTTTTTAATAGTATGCTCTCTAAAAAAAGGTCGTTATAAAATGTCGAGTTCAGGTTGCTGGTAGACCATAAGACTGGATATAATGTTCCGGGTGAAGAACATAAAAATACAGGATATGGTTTATAGTCAACACTTGAGGCAAATTTACAATTGCAATTGAAAGGGCTTATCACTGTTAAATTAATAAATGACGTCTTTTGTGTACCCCACTGTGTTTTAGCCTGTACCGTTATCTTGTAATTACCAGGTATAGCTGCTCTGGAAAAAAGTATTAAGGTTGTTTTGAATGGGGCTGTGCTGTAGGTTTTTGTGATTTTGCTGGATACGCCAGCCGGTACACCTGAAACCGACATATTGATCTGCAACGGTTCGTTAAGTGTTTGTTGTATATCAATCGGAATAAAAATGCTATCCGGTGTTGTAAGTGTATAAGCTGTGTCATTCGATAGTTCAAAGCCATATCCATTAGGTGTGTTGACTGAATCAGATGGGTTTGTTGTATCGGCAGGGTTATCTTTTTTTTGACAAGAATAAATACTCATCGCAAAAAAAAGCAGGATCATCAGGTGTTTCATAAGTTGTAAGTTTGTTGAACTAATGCAAAAAATATGCCATTTATTGTCATGGTATGGTAATATGATAGCAATGTGTATGCGGTCTGTGGCAACACTCCACACGCAATATTTTCCTCAAACTGGTCCTTGTTTGTAACGAGGATCCAACGGAACAGCGTTTGCAACGCTAACCGGTCCCCGCATAATATTCACTATATTAGTGCATGCTCATACGTACACTCAGCACCATACTTTTAGCCGCTATAATGATAGGCTGCCAGGACGGGCCACCGCATGAACAAGACAAATTCAGGAAGAATGACCTGGTAGAGTTGATAACCCTCGACAGTACCATCAGGCTGAATATTCACTATGCTACCAAAGACAACTTTACAGGTACACAGGTATATAAAGAGGCACGTGCTTTTATGCAACGTCCTGCTGCTATGGCACTGGCCGAGGCTAACAAAGACCTTGCACCAATGGGCTATGGGCTGATGGTGTATGACGGCTACCGCCCGTGGAGTATTACCAAATACTTCTGGGACATTACTCCTGAAGAAAATAAAAAGTTTGTGGCCGACCCGCAAAAGGGCTCCGTACACAACCGTGGCTGCGCTGTAGACCTGACGCTATACCAGCTGGATACAGGCGGGGAGGTAGATATGCCAAGCGGTTATGACGAGATGACCGAACGCTCATACCCGGAATATGAAGGCTGTACACCGCAACAAAAACAAAACCGCGAACTGCTGATACATACCATGCAGCAGCATGGCTTTAAAGTGTACCCCTACGAGTGGTGGCATTTCGACTACAAAGACACTAAACACTACGCGATATCCGATATCCCCTTCGGTGAGATAGACTGATGATAAAGCATAATACGCTTATCCTCCCCCTCGTCATTGCGAGTGAGTAACGCCCGTGGCGTTAGGAGCGTGGCAATCTGTTCACGCGGGGGAATACACGCTTTGATAAGATCATCACGTCGCTGCACTTCTCACGATGACGTGAGTAGGGTAGTGATACTACTGGTCTGTGCATCCGCTTAGACCCGGGATAAATTAGCGTCCGCTGACAGATAATATAAATTTGGATAAATTGATTAAATAACGTATATTTGCTACATAAAAACATCCTGCTCAGGATGATCCTTAACCACCTTCACCAATAGCTCCTCCCTTCAGGGAGGCCGGGAGGGTTAAAAACTTTTCACTATGAAACAACAACATGCCACATTCATCCTGGAGATGATAAAACACGGCGACAAACTCAGGGCCTACCGGGCCGCTTATCCCAAAGCCAAAGGACTGTCCGCGCAGAAATCTGCAGAACGATTGTTGCGGCAGACGCACATAGCTAACGAAATACAGGCTGTCGTTCGCGACATCCGTAGCCAAACCGTATTTGAGACTTATAAGGTAATGCAGCAGGAGCAGCACGTACGTATCCTCAGCGTGATGAAAAAGCGGGAGATACTCAATCAAATTGCCACTTGCGAGATGAAAGTGGGCCGGTATATCAAAGACGAAGACGGTTACCGCATAGTGTACGAAGACCCTCGCCCCCGTGACATCATCAAAGCCATAGAAGTTGATACAAAACTTGAGGAAGCCTGCAACCGTATGCGCGACACCTCCAATATTGAACTCTCCCGTTTTGACATATATATAGATGGCCGCCCCTGCGACGACCCCAATGCCCCTGTCAACCCCGACATTCCCACCGGCCTTATCATGCTCCCCCGCAAAAAGCAAAGCAAACAAGAAGCACCCGCACAGAATAATTTTCCGTTGGCGGAGGTGGGTTCACTCCCGCAGGAAAATTCACTCGTTCCGTCTCCCCTTAAGGGGGATAGGGGGAAAACGCTCGTACCGGAAAACCCACTCGTTCCGTCTACACGGAATGATATCCCGCTTGAGCGGGAGGGGGATAGGGGGAAACTTTTCTCACACGAAAACGACTACCTAACCCTCAAGAGCGAAGCCCTGACCGAAAAACGCCAACGTACCGAAAACGACCCCGTGTCAGAAAGCTTTTACAAGGGTTTTGTCCGCCAACGAGAGGCCGCACCTCCGCCCAGGGTAATGACGGATGAAGAGATAGAACGTTTTAAAAATGAAGAGAACAGGAAACATTTGGAAACAAATCATGGTTCAGGCACCCTGACCGGTAAAATGTACTTCCCCGAAAAATACCCCAAACCCGGCGATGATATTTGATCCGGTTGCTGCATAGTTGCATAAATTGATAAATTATTACATATTTACATGGTTCAACCTGCTTTGTTTACTTTAAAAACGAACTACTTATGAAACTGAGGTCTGTACTCCTGCTGGGCGCAACGCTGTCTATGGTATTGTTTCAGAACTGCCGTAAAGAAAAGGCGGACATCATCCCCACCATCACTGTAGATACAACCACGCACGAAGAAGCGCACTGGAACTACGAGCAGCCCGAAACATGGGGCGGTGTCAGCGGCGACTGCCAGGGTGTGATACAGTCACCTATCGACATCAACACATTTGCGACCCTTAAAGCGGTATTGCCACCACTGGAGTTCAATTACAATGATTTTCCTATATCAATAATTGACAACGGCCATACCATACAGGTAAACACTAATACCAGCGATGCTGTGAATACGGTTACCTACAATGGTAAGCAGTATAAGTTGAAGCAATTCCATTTTCACGCTAAAAGCGAGCATACCATCAATGGCTATCACACGCCTATGGAGATGCACCTGGTACACGCCAACGACGATGGTGAGATCATGGTGGTAGGCCTGATGATAGAGCAGGGAGATACACCCAATGCACTGATAGATGCAGTATGGAGCAACCTGCCCGGCGAAAAGATGCATGAGCATACAACAGGTACGTACATCAATCTCAACACGATATTACCCCTGTCACCGGGTTACTTCAACTATATCGGTTCGCTCACCACGCCGCCTTGTTCCATGGGCCTGCAGTGGATGGTGATGAAAACACCGGTAAAGCTGAGTGCAGATCAGATAGCTACTTTCCGTGCGCTGTACGATCATAACTACCGCCCCACACAAAAGCTCAACAACAGGATAGTATACGAGAAGAACTGACGGTTTGGATGTGCATATCTTCCGCCTCGCTGATATGATACAACTATTAACATCATACCTTGTTATACCTGTGTAGCTTTGCTAAAAAGGTATCAGTATGAAACAAGTTGTAATATTAGGAGCAGGTTTTGCCGGGTTACAACTGGCTCGCAGGCTGGATGCTAAATACTACGAGGTGACACTCATAGACAAGTATAACTTTCACCAGTTTCAGCCTTTGTTCTACCAGGTGGCAACCGCCCGTCTCGAGCCCAGTTCGGTATCGTTCCCGCTGCGTAAGGTCTTTCAGCGCAAGCCCAATGTGCATGTCAGGATAACGGAGGTAAACAGGATAGACACGCAGGCACAGCAGGTACACACCGCAGATGGCGACTTTGCTTACGACTACCTGGTGGTGGCTACCGGCTGTACTTCCAACTACTTCGGCAATGCCAATATCGAAAAGTATGCCTTCCCAATGAAGTCGACCACGGAGGCGATAGCCTTGAGGAACCGCATACTGCTCAACTTCGAGGACGCACTCAGCGCTACGCCGGACGAGCTTGAGCGCATCATGAACATAGTGATAGTAGGTGGCGGCCCTACTGGTGTTGAATTGGCAGGGTCTCTGGCAGAGATGAAGACCCGTATACTACCTAAAGACTATCCTGATATGGACTTCAGCAAGCTGGGCATATACCTGCTGGAAGGGCAGGACACTACGCTGGCAGCCATGAGCGAAAAGTCGCAGCAAACGTCTATGCGCTACCTGAAAACCATGGGTGTGCAGCTATGGACCAACACAATGGTAGAAGATTATGACGGTAACCAGGTGACCACCAAAGATGGCCGCACTATCCCGACTAATACTATGATATGGGCAGCAGGTATATCTGGTAATGTACCCGTGGGCATACCCAAAGAGTCGCTGGTGCGTGGCAACCGTATCCGGGTCAATCAACTGGCTGAGGTAGCGGGCGTAGATAATGTATTCGCCATAGGCGATGTGGCATATATGGAGAATGAAGCATGGCCCAAAGGACACCCGCAATTGGGCAATGTGGCTGTGAATGCAGGTGTGCACCTGGCTAAGAACCTGAAAAGGCTGGCAAAGGGGAAAGAGATGCTGCCCTTCAAATACAAGAACCCCGGCACTATGGCCACTGTAGGCAAGAGCAAAGCCGTCTGCGACCTGCCTTTGCTGAGCTTTACAGGGCTGCCCGCATGGCTGTTCTGGATGGCACTACACCTGATGCTGATAGTAAGTGTACGCAACAGGTTGTTCATCTTCATCAACTGGGCCATCAGCTACTTTACTAACGATACTACGCTCAGGCTGATACTGCTACCCACCCGCAAGCAGATTGAGCTATTGAAGAGAAGCGGGGCTTAAGCCGCTTCTATCTGGCGTACTAATGCCCGTTTGGCAATGGGCAGCAGTGTCTCTTTCAGCGGCACTTCAAGGTTACTCTCAACAAAGTACACGGCCGGGTTGGGTAGTGTGCGTATGCTCTTTATGATCTGCGTCTTTATGTGCTCATAAGTAATAGATATGTTCTTTGCATAACGGTCTATATACACCATCTTGACAGCTTTATAGCGGGTGTCATTATGTTGCAGCATGCTGATGGTGTAGTTGTAGGCATGTACTTCATGCTGCTGCTTATAGCGCAACAGCATATAGCCTTCATTCTTATACAGCGGCATAATACCTACGGGCTCTATGTTCAGCTGTTGTTCTACCAGTTCGTATATGCCTGTTCCATCGTCAATAGTATGCTTCATCCTGTCTATGGCAAAGCTTACGATCTCTTCCAGTTCGGCCATCATGGCATTGTCCTTCAGCATCTCGGTATACACCAGTTGCAGCCGTTCCAGGTTCACCTGGCTCAGTTGACGTGGAAAGCTGTTCTGCAAAAGTTGTTTGTTCTTTCTGAAGTCTTCCAGGTTGCGGTAGTGAAAGATGACATCCGCAAGTTGAGGGTACAGCTTGTTATCGTTAAAGTATTTGTTCACTTCCTGCAGGTAGGCCAGCAGCTTGTATTTCTGCAGCTCAAAATCAATATAGCCATCCAGGAACCATGTTTCGCTGAGTGCCATAAGTTGCAATTTAAGGTTACCCTAATTTACGAATAAATGCTTTATGTAGCTTCTGTATCGAATTCAGTTATGACATAAATATGATCATTTTAACACTGTTTCAATAGTTATGGGATTGCTGAGTGTAAAGTGTATCGGGCACTTGTCGGCTATCTGCAACAGGCGTTTGGTCATGTCTTCATCAAGATCGCCGGTCATGGTCACTTCTTTTTTGAAGTGGCTGGTGCGTGTGTCTTTGTCCCGCTCGTAAGTTACAATGATAGATACCGTTTCCAGAGGCCATTCTTTTCGGTCGGCATACATACGCATGGTAATGCAGGAGCATGCTCCTAATGCAGAAGCCAGCAATTCGCCCGGGGCAAAGCCCAGGTTCTGTCCTCCGGCATCAAAGGGTTCATCAGCTACTATGTCGTTGCCAGCTGAGGAATGTATGCGGGTGATGTACTTGTCTTTGCCTATTACAGATGTGGTCTGTCTCATGAGTTATTGTGTATTGATCCTTAATTTATATTAAAATGTTGATATTTGCCTGAATCTAAGTTGTAATACAACGTAAAATTAGCTAACCAGAGGCGTACAATATGTTACATACGTTACACCCCGAACAATGGGTAGACAATTATGCTGATAAGCTGTATGCTTTTGCCAAGGCCAGGGTCTCGTCAGAAGAAACAGCCCGTGACATAGTACAGGATACCTTTCTGAGCGCCTGGAAGGCCAGGGAAGGGTTCAGGGGAGAGGCATCTGAAAAAAGCTGGTTATACACTATTTGCCGAAATAAGATAACTGACCATTATCGCAAGGCAGCCCACTCGCTTGAGGAATTGGGTATGGATGATTATGGCTCAGATCTGTTTACCGATGAGGGACATTGGCGAAAAGACCGCCTGCCTGAAGAGTGGCAAACCACTTCTGCGCGATTAGAAACGAAAGAGTTCTACAACGTATTAGACTTCTGTAAGAACAAATTGAAAGAACTCCAGAAAGCTGTTTTCGTGATGAAGTATATAGATGATATAGATACGGATGAAATTTGTAAGATTCTTAATATTACCCCGTCTAATTACTGGGTACTGGTGCACAGGGCGAAACTTCAGTTGAGAGATTGCCTGGATAAAAGCTGGTTTAAAAAATAATACCTGATATGATAGGCATGATTAGTTGTAAGGAGGCAACTTACCTGGTTTCTAAAAAAGAACAGGGTAAGATAACCATTGCGGAGCGGATAAGGCTGTCATTACATTTAATGATCTGTAAGTTTTGTAAGCGTTTTGAAAAACAGAATAAGATAATTACAGAGCATGCAAAGCGGTTGGAACATGTCTTGTATAATGATGGGGAAACGACATTGCCTGATTCATATAAGGAGCACATCAGGTCGTCAGTGACAGGCAATAATGATTAATCATGTATTAATTGAAACAGACACAGTTATAAGCATTGCAGTTGCACGCAGGTAATACTTATCAAGTATAGCGTTGTCAAGGTTCTTTTTAAAGTGGTTTTCCCTTTTGGGTATTATCATCTATTTTTGCCAGCAAAACAGCACTGTTTCTTATGAAATTTCCGGGATCGAAAGGTAAAATACTGCTATTGTGCTCATTAATAAGTACCACAGCATTTGCACAAAGAGGTGCTATTGAAGTTGCTTTAGGCGGAGGTATGAGTATTAATAGCAACCCGGGTAAAAATATGACCTATAAGGGCAGTAAAATGACCCTTAACTATTCTTCCGGTTTTAGCCTGATGTTCAATCCACACCGTAGCGTTTCTGCCGGCATAGAAGCCCGGATGTTGGAGTTATCTCGTAAATCGCCCGATGTAACCTATCCCACTTATCTTAAAACAACCATAGGCGGTGATAATCGCAGATTTGTTTACTCTAAGTCACTACTATCCGGTGCTGTAGTAGTAAACGGGAAATATAACCTTCCGAGAGGATATGCATATGGTGGTGGCGCACTAGGTTATGCATTATCAACCCATGATTCAAAAACTTTCAACACCAATAAAGAGTCATATAGGGCACCTGATGGAGGTAATGGTATAATGTTTGGTCTCCAGGCTGGTTATACCCATGGTATAAGCGAGGCCTCTGCAGTATTCGTGGATATAGCTTTAAGGAATTATTCACTGAAATATGATGCAGGCGCACCCGAAGTACGTCCATACGAGGACCTGCATTATAACATAACAGCATATACTATTACTGCAGGTTTAAAGCTACGTATCATGCCTAAATACAGGTTGCAGAATGACATACCTGCATTCAGAGGCAGGGGACGTAGCTACAAGCCACGCAGAATAAGAGGACCAAGGAGGTAAACTATGATAGTTGCATCTCCTTCTTCTTTTTCCTGACCATAAATAGCAGTATCAGACCGGTAATAACCAGTACCGTCGAGATGATCTCGGCCTGTGTGGGGTGAATAAAACCAAGATCATATTTATAGTTCACACGTATCTTCTCTACAAAGAAGCGCTCCAGGCCATTCATTATAAGGTATATTCCGAACAGTTGGAGAGGATACTTCATTCGTGTACGTAAAGCCCAAAGAATTGCAAATAATACCATGCATGCTACAAACTCATATATAGGAGTAGGGAATACACTAACCGGTAATACACCACAGTAGTTGCCTGCACATCCCGGTAGCAATACGCCGTCGTGGTTTACATTATGTGCATAGTTCATGCCATACAGCCAATCGGGTAGCCATGAAGGAGCGGGCGCATAAATATGTGGTATGGTCAGTACGTCTTTGTAATAGGCAGATACCCGCTCTACAACCTGGTCGAATTCACCAGCAGCAGCCAGATGGAGTGAGCCATCAGAGCCGGTGATATACGCACTGTTGAATATGCCCCAATCGCCATCTCCCGCAAAATGGCAGCCCAGTCGTCCCAACCCATAGGCCAATATAAGCCCCGGGGCAGCAGCATCGCAAATGTGTACAAATTTCATATTGTGCTTACGAGCATAGA encodes the following:
- a CDS encoding M15 family metallopeptidase, which codes for MIGCQDGPPHEQDKFRKNDLVELITLDSTIRLNIHYATKDNFTGTQVYKEARAFMQRPAAMALAEANKDLAPMGYGLMVYDGYRPWSITKYFWDITPEENKKFVADPQKGSVHNRGCAVDLTLYQLDTGGEVDMPSGYDEMTERSYPEYEGCTPQQKQNRELLIHTMQQHGFKVYPYEWWHFDYKDTKHYAISDIPFGEID
- a CDS encoding carbonic anhydrase family protein, with protein sequence MKLRSVLLLGATLSMVLFQNCRKEKADIIPTITVDTTTHEEAHWNYEQPETWGGVSGDCQGVIQSPIDINTFATLKAVLPPLEFNYNDFPISIIDNGHTIQVNTNTSDAVNTVTYNGKQYKLKQFHFHAKSEHTINGYHTPMEMHLVHANDDGEIMVVGLMIEQGDTPNALIDAVWSNLPGEKMHEHTTGTYINLNTILPLSPGYFNYIGSLTTPPCSMGLQWMVMKTPVKLSADQIATFRALYDHNYRPTQKLNNRIVYEKN
- a CDS encoding NAD(P)/FAD-dependent oxidoreductase; translation: MKQVVILGAGFAGLQLARRLDAKYYEVTLIDKYNFHQFQPLFYQVATARLEPSSVSFPLRKVFQRKPNVHVRITEVNRIDTQAQQVHTADGDFAYDYLVVATGCTSNYFGNANIEKYAFPMKSTTEAIALRNRILLNFEDALSATPDELERIMNIVIVGGGPTGVELAGSLAEMKTRILPKDYPDMDFSKLGIYLLEGQDTTLAAMSEKSQQTSMRYLKTMGVQLWTNTMVEDYDGNQVTTKDGRTIPTNTMIWAAGISGNVPVGIPKESLVRGNRIRVNQLAEVAGVDNVFAIGDVAYMENEAWPKGHPQLGNVAVNAGVHLAKNLKRLAKGKEMLPFKYKNPGTMATVGKSKAVCDLPLLSFTGLPAWLFWMALHLMLIVSVRNRLFIFINWAISYFTNDTTLRLILLPTRKQIELLKRSGA
- a CDS encoding OsmC family protein; amino-acid sequence: MRQTTSVIGKDKYITRIHSSAGNDIVADEPFDAGGQNLGFAPGELLASALGACSCITMRMYADRKEWPLETVSIIVTYERDKDTRTSHFKKEVTMTGDLDEDMTKRLLQIADKCPIHFTLSNPITIETVLK
- a CDS encoding sigma-70 family RNA polymerase sigma factor, which encodes MLHTLHPEQWVDNYADKLYAFAKARVSSEETARDIVQDTFLSAWKAREGFRGEASEKSWLYTICRNKITDHYRKAAHSLEELGMDDYGSDLFTDEGHWRKDRLPEEWQTTSARLETKEFYNVLDFCKNKLKELQKAVFVMKYIDDIDTDEICKILNITPSNYWVLVHRAKLQLRDCLDKSWFKK
- a CDS encoding prolipoprotein diacylglyceryl transferase, which encodes MYPDFQYLLQSLLGTDMPEWLGIFKTFGFFVALAFLAAAWTLSLELKRKETLGLLHPTTSTIEVGKPATTAEIVWSALSGLLIGFKVFGMIGHTAEVSPDPLGYIFSMKGSMLGAVVGAGFLAAMKIREKKQQQLPEPELRKVTTHPHQRALEILLIAAVSGMAGAKIFNAFETWDQFLADPIGNLFSSSGLTFYGGLIVATISLYFYARKHNMKFVHICDAAAPGLILAYGLGRLGCHFAGDGDWGIFNSAYITGSDGSLHLAAAGEFDQVVERVSAYYKDVLTIPHIYAPAPSWLPDWLYGMNYAHNVNHDGVLLPGCAGNYCGVLPVSVFPTPIYEFVACMVLFAILWALRTRMKYPLQLFGIYLIMNGLERFFVEKIRVNYKYDLGFIHPTQAEIISTVLVITGLILLFMVRKKKKEMQLS